The Papaver somniferum cultivar HN1 chromosome 3, ASM357369v1, whole genome shotgun sequence genome includes a region encoding these proteins:
- the LOC113356073 gene encoding glutamate decarboxylase 4-like — MVISSAIGDSQSSIQSTFASRYVTHCLPKFRMPDNSTPKDAAYQIIHDELMLDGNPRLNLASFVTTWMEPECDKLIMDSVNKNYVDMDEYPITTELQNRCVNIIAHLFNAPCGDEETAIGVGTVGSSEAIMLAGLAFKRKWQNKRKAEGKPFDKPNIVTGANVQVCWEKFARYFEVELKEVKLTEGYYVMDPVKAVDMVDENTICVAAILGSTLTGEFEDVKTLNDLLTAKNKETGYDTPIHVDAASGGFIAPFLYPELEWDFRLPLVKSINVSGHKYGLVYAGVGWVVWRNKEDLPDELIFHINYLGADQPTFTLNFSKGSSQIIAQYYQFIRLGFEGYKHIMENCMANAQMLSKGLEKMGFFEILSKDVGVPLVAFSLKDSSKHTVFEIAESLRKYGWIVPAYTMPADAQHVAVLRVVIREDFSRSLAERLLGDFEKVMKEIVELPSRIAKKMADVAAVIDEVEGGEGAVDETPEGAAKYLKKLVDAEKKISGIC, encoded by the exons ATGGTGATTTCATCGGCAATAGGTGATTCGCAGTCATCCATTCAGTCTACATTTGCATCCAGATATGTTACGCATTGTCTCCCAAAATTTAGGATGCCAGATAACTCCACACCTAAAGACGCAGCTTATCAGATCATACATGATGAGTTGATGTTAGATGGTAACCCAAGGCTGAATCTTGCTTCATTTGTTACCACTTGGATGGAACCTGAATGTGATAAGCTCATTATGGACTCTGTTAACAAGAATTATGTTGACATGGATGAGTATCCTATTACTACTGAACTTCag AACCGGTGTGTTAATATAATCGCCCACCTCTTCAATGCACCATGTGGGGATGAAGAAACAGCAATTGGAGTCGGGACAGTAGGTTCCTCTGAGGCTATAATGCTAGCTGGACTAGCATTCAAGAGGAAGTGGCAGAACAAAAGAAAGGCTGAAGGCAAACCTTTCGACAAGCCTAACATTGTCACGGGTGCAAATGTTCAG gtGTGCTGGGAGAAATTTGCTAGGTATTTTGAGGTCGAACTGAAGGAGGTAAAGCTCACGGAGGGATATTATGTGATGGACCCTGTAAAAGCGGTGGATATGGTGGATGAAAATACAATATGTGTAGCTGCTATCTTAGGTTCTACCTTAACTGGGGAATTTGAGGATGTTAAGACCTTAAATGATCTCCTCACTGCAAAAAATAAAGAGACGGGGTATGACACACCAATCCATGTTGACGCTGCCAGTGGTGGGTTTATTGCTCCCTTCCTATACCCAGAGCTCGAGTGGGATTTTAGGCTTCCATTGGTTAAGAGTATAAATGTTAGTGGACACAAGTATGGTCTTGTTTATGCTGGTGTTGGCTGGGTTGTATGGAGGAATAAAGAAGACTTGCCTGATGAGTTGATCTTCCATATTAACTATCTTGGAGCAGACCAACCTACATTTACTCTGAACTTTTCTAAAG GCTCCAGTCAAATAATTGCTCAGTACTACCAGTTCATTCGTCTTGGTTTCGAG GGGTACAAGCATATCATGGAAAACTGCATGGCGAATGCACAAATGTTGAGCAAAGGGTTAGAAAAGATGGGTTTTTTCGAGATCCTGTCAAAGGACGTTGGAGTACCACTTGTGGCCTTTTCTCTCAAAGATAGCAGTAAACACACAGTGTTTGAGATAGCCGAGAGCTTAAGAAAGTATGGATGGATTGTTCCAGCATATACTATGCCAGCAGATGCCCAACATGTTGCAGTTCTCCGAGTTGTTATCAGGGAGGATTTCAGTCGCAGTTTGGCTGAGCGTCTTCTAGGCGATTTTGAGAAAGTTATGAAGGAGATTGTAGAACTTCCTAGTAGGATTGCTAAAAAAATGGCTGATGTTGCAGCTGTAATTGATGAAGTAGAGGGAGGAGAAGGTGCAGTGGATGAGACTCCAGAGGGAGCCGCTAAGTATTTGAAAAAGCTGGTGGATGCTGAAAAGAAGATCAGTGGAATCTGTTGA